The following proteins are co-located in the bacterium genome:
- a CDS encoding 4Fe-4S binding protein — protein LEVGAPHRPAALEPAWVAALTARLPGTGFLCGTRSITTAGLDTAAAQSELALAKGLGREGAWPFRVADDPATGAAVALAAPDGSEVEDYALGAALADADRLCVLTPVRPHPHLGLRGALTSLGIGLADREAKIALHRDVRPAVDTPLCAGCGVCMTVCLFDAIRISAGRAYIDHERCTGCGECMNVCFMAGIAPEAATGIAGFQAKVADAAALALARMTGGDPSRSVHFSFLMHLDRQVAATRRRRRAGGGGDIGVLASRDPVALDQAAWDLLADRHGGDLSVWSGFNQLPEALLARAAANGLGERAHRLVTV, from the coding sequence GCTCGAGGTGGGGGCGCCCCACCGGCCGGCGGCCCTCGAGCCCGCCTGGGTGGCGGCGCTCACCGCCCGGCTGCCGGGAACCGGCTTCCTCTGCGGCACCCGGTCGATCACGACGGCGGGTCTGGACACGGCCGCGGCCCAGAGCGAACTCGCGCTGGCCAAGGGGCTCGGGCGCGAGGGGGCCTGGCCATTCCGCGTGGCCGACGATCCGGCCACGGGGGCGGCCGTCGCCCTGGCCGCCCCGGACGGATCCGAGGTGGAGGACTACGCCCTGGGGGCGGCCCTCGCCGACGCCGACCGCCTGTGCGTGCTGACGCCGGTGCGGCCGCATCCGCACCTGGGCCTGCGCGGCGCCCTGACGAGCCTTGGCATCGGGCTGGCCGACCGGGAGGCGAAGATCGCCCTGCACCGCGACGTGCGGCCGGCCGTCGACACGCCCCTGTGCGCCGGGTGCGGCGTGTGCATGACGGTCTGCCTGTTCGACGCGATCCGGATCAGCGCCGGCCGCGCCTACATCGATCACGAACGCTGCACGGGCTGCGGCGAGTGCATGAACGTGTGCTTCATGGCGGGCATCGCCCCGGAGGCGGCCACGGGCATCGCCGGCTTCCAGGCCAAGGTGGCCGACGCGGCGGCGCTGGCCCTGGCCCGCATGACCGGCGGCGACCCCTCGCGGTCCGTCCATTTCAGCTTCCTGATGCACCTGGACCGGCAGGTGGCGGCCACGCGCCGTCGGCGCCGGGCCGGCGGGGGCGGCGACATCGGGGTGCTGGCCTCGCGCGACCCGGTCGCCCTCGACCAGGCGGCCTGGGACCTCCTCGCGGACCGCCACGGCGGCGACCTCTCGGTCTGGAGCGGCTTTAACCAGTTGCCGGAAGCCCTGTTGGCCAGGGCGGCGGCGAACGGACTCGGCGAGCGGGCCCACAGGCTGGTAACTGTCTGA
- the secD gene encoding protein translocase subunit SecD, with protein sequence MNRSLQIRAGLSVLVLLLSIWGLLPTFKALSISSADRTAAQDDPARMAEIAEIDAKAIRRGLDLKGGMYLVLEVDQTGMNTSEAEDALMRVKEILYNRIDKFGVSEPEITTFGSSRIVVKLPGLQDPERAKNLLGKTARLEFRMVRPQEDLQDAIDRLDQLFLADAPAAGGDDATAPAPEAGADAAETVAAAADSAGGALAAADSAANPFGELDDVLGSDLEATAGNDEYLKTHPFSGLLIAQGGIMPGTPLFVPEGNVDQLQALLDDPRTARRLRGSEFQMTMEPMDFGGGQLMRPLYLVDTSAILSGDQLTDALAASNPDRPGLWQVNFTLNNRGARTFAKVTGENVGRYLAISLDGRISSAPVIQGKIPSGSGSISGNFSNAEASDLALLLRAGALPTDVYIAEERTVGPSLGSDSIRMGVNAALYGSLLVILFILVYYRMSGVVSVVALISNILILMAVLAQFDLVLTLPGIAGIILTVGMAVDANVLINERIREELRKDKTIRASVQAGYSNATRTIVDANVTTLIAGVILLWFGTGPIKGFAVTLSIGILTSMFTALVMTRVLMEWMTRNQGQQKMSI encoded by the coding sequence ATGAACCGATCCCTGCAGATCAGGGCCGGGCTTTCAGTCCTCGTTCTTCTGCTGTCCATCTGGGGCCTGCTGCCGACCTTCAAGGCCCTGTCGATCTCGTCCGCCGACCGCACGGCCGCCCAGGACGATCCCGCCCGCATGGCCGAGATCGCCGAGATCGACGCCAAGGCCATTCGCCGCGGTCTGGACCTCAAGGGCGGCATGTACCTCGTCCTCGAGGTGGACCAGACGGGCATGAACACCTCGGAGGCCGAGGACGCACTGATGCGGGTCAAGGAGATCCTCTACAACCGCATCGACAAGTTCGGTGTCTCCGAGCCGGAGATCACCACCTTCGGTTCGAGCCGCATCGTCGTGAAGCTGCCCGGCCTGCAGGATCCCGAGCGCGCCAAGAACCTGCTGGGCAAGACGGCCCGCCTCGAGTTCCGCATGGTGCGGCCCCAGGAGGACCTGCAGGACGCCATCGATCGCCTCGACCAGCTCTTCCTGGCCGACGCTCCGGCCGCCGGGGGCGATGACGCCACGGCCCCCGCGCCCGAGGCCGGCGCCGATGCCGCCGAAACCGTCGCGGCGGCGGCCGATTCGGCCGGCGGGGCCCTGGCGGCGGCCGACAGCGCGGCCAACCCCTTCGGCGAGCTCGACGACGTGCTCGGCAGCGACCTGGAGGCCACGGCCGGCAACGACGAGTACCTCAAGACCCATCCGTTCAGCGGTCTGCTCATCGCGCAGGGCGGCATCATGCCCGGCACGCCGCTCTTCGTGCCCGAGGGCAACGTCGACCAGCTGCAGGCGCTCCTCGACGACCCCCGCACGGCCCGGCGCCTGCGCGGATCCGAGTTCCAGATGACCATGGAGCCCATGGACTTCGGCGGCGGCCAGCTGATGCGCCCGCTCTACCTGGTCGACACCTCGGCCATCCTCTCGGGTGACCAGCTCACCGACGCGCTGGCGGCCTCGAACCCCGACCGGCCCGGCCTCTGGCAGGTCAACTTCACCCTGAACAACCGGGGCGCCCGCACCTTCGCGAAGGTGACCGGCGAGAACGTGGGCCGCTACCTGGCCATCAGCCTCGACGGCCGCATCAGTTCGGCGCCCGTCATCCAGGGCAAGATTCCCAGCGGCAGCGGCTCGATCAGCGGCAACTTCAGCAACGCCGAGGCCAGCGACCTGGCGCTGCTGCTGCGCGCCGGCGCCCTGCCCACCGACGTGTACATCGCCGAGGAGCGCACCGTCGGCCCGAGCCTGGGCTCGGACTCGATCCGCATGGGCGTGAATGCCGCCCTGTACGGCTCGCTGCTGGTGATCCTGTTCATCCTGGTCTACTACCGCATGAGCGGCGTGGTCTCGGTGGTGGCCCTGATCAGCAACATCCTGATCCTCATGGCCGTGTTGGCCCAGTTCGATCTGGTGCTCACCCTGCCGGGCATCGCCGGCATCATCCTGACGGTGGGCATGGCGGTCGACGCCAACGTGCTGATCAACGAGCGCATCCGCGAGGAGCTGCGGAAGGACAAGACCATCCGCGCCTCGGTGCAGGCGGGCTACAGCAACGCCACGCGCACCATCGTCGACGCCAACGTGACGACGCTGATCGCCGGCGTGATCCTGCTGTGGTTCGGCACCGGCCCCATCAAGGGCTTCGCCGTGACCCTGAGCATCGGCATCCTGACGAGCATGTTCACGGCCCTGGTCATGACCCGCGTCCTGATGGAATGGATGACGCGGAACCAGGGTCAGCAGAAGATGAGCATCTAG
- the secF gene encoding protein translocase subunit SecF, whose product MEFFRDPKINFVGAMKPAFSLSAALVIISAVLMLIHGGPRLSIDFTGGSVLQVKIDPVPAVQDIRSALESKGYEGVQVTEFGSADEFLITFPTPVTEGETLDAAQILLTDLREGLPGAGIELRREESVGPKIGGELRTAAGNSIVAALALIVLYITFRFVFRYGIAAILALVHDVTLTMGVFSLFNFEVSLQIIAAFLTIIGYSLNDTIVVFDRIRENMKLRRKESYREVINRSINECLSRTMLTSLTTFFVSATLYVLGGPVIHDFAFALCFGVVVGTYSSMFIASPVLVWWYERRIADKKRMAMDM is encoded by the coding sequence ATGGAATTCTTCCGGGATCCCAAGATCAACTTCGTGGGCGCCATGAAGCCCGCGTTCTCGCTCTCGGCCGCGCTGGTCATCATCAGCGCGGTGCTGATGCTCATCCACGGCGGACCGCGCCTGAGCATCGATTTCACCGGCGGCTCGGTGCTGCAGGTGAAGATCGATCCGGTGCCCGCGGTCCAGGACATCCGTTCGGCGCTCGAGAGCAAGGGTTACGAGGGCGTGCAGGTCACCGAATTCGGCTCGGCCGACGAGTTCCTCATCACGTTCCCGACGCCCGTCACCGAGGGTGAGACCCTCGACGCGGCGCAGATCCTGCTGACCGACCTGCGCGAAGGTCTGCCCGGCGCGGGGATCGAGCTCCGGCGCGAGGAGAGCGTCGGGCCGAAGATCGGCGGGGAACTGCGCACCGCAGCCGGCAACAGCATCGTGGCCGCCCTGGCGCTGATCGTGCTCTACATCACGTTCCGCTTCGTCTTCCGCTACGGCATCGCGGCCATCCTGGCCCTGGTGCACGACGTGACGCTGACGATGGGCGTCTTCTCGCTGTTCAACTTCGAGGTCAGCCTGCAGATCATCGCGGCGTTCCTGACGATCATCGGCTACTCGCTGAACGACACGATCGTGGTCTTCGATCGCATCCGCGAGAACATGAAGCTGCGCCGCAAGGAGAGCTACCGCGAAGTCATCAACCGCTCCATCAACGAGTGCCTGAGCCGGACGATGCTCACCTCGCTGACGACGTTCTTCGTCTCGGCCACGCTGTACGTCCTCGGCGGTCCGGTGATCCACGACTTCGCCTTCGCCCTGTGCTTCGGCGTCGTGGTCGGCACCTACTCGTCGATGTTCATCGCCTCGCCGGTGCTGGTGTGGTGGTACGAGCGCCGCATCGCCGACAAGAAGCGGATGGCCATGGACATGTAG
- a CDS encoding IS1 family transposase, whose protein sequence is MNKHPDAHRAWSPPFCPNPHCRFHAETRPDWSFKKIGYQRRHSAPVRLQRFLCRECGRSFSRQTFSTTYWQKRPDLTARILTKTIGGMANRQIARDLAVGVETVGRHIARLARHCMLYHLTITRTLEPPAEVVVDGFESFEWSQYFPFHHHLAVGKGTDFFYFFTDSPLRRKGRMTARQRSRRERLETVLGRPDPKAVERDMGDLLQVVLRDRRQARVYSDDHPAYKRAIRHLPARIEHRITPGSAHRDRNNSLWEVNLLDLLIRHCCANHKRETIAWSKRRQASAERLLILLVWRNYMKGRREKIAGSPTPAMEVGLAEAPLSAEDLLRWRLFRSRVEVPPRWGEYYDRTIATAALGRGRRHELKYAY, encoded by the coding sequence ATGAACAAACACCCCGACGCACACCGAGCCTGGTCCCCACCCTTCTGCCCCAACCCCCATTGCCGGTTTCACGCCGAGACCCGCCCCGATTGGTCCTTCAAGAAGATCGGCTACCAGCGGCGACACTCCGCCCCGGTTCGTCTCCAGCGGTTCCTCTGCCGCGAATGCGGCCGCAGCTTCAGCCGCCAGACCTTCTCCACCACCTACTGGCAGAAACGCCCCGATCTGACCGCCCGCATCCTGACCAAGACCATCGGCGGCATGGCCAACCGCCAGATCGCCAGGGACCTCGCCGTCGGCGTCGAGACCGTCGGACGGCACATCGCCCGCCTCGCCCGCCACTGCATGCTCTATCACCTGACGATCACCCGCACACTCGAGCCACCCGCCGAGGTGGTCGTCGACGGCTTCGAGTCCTTCGAATGGAGCCAGTACTTCCCGTTCCACCACCACCTCGCCGTCGGCAAGGGCACCGACTTCTTCTACTTCTTCACCGACAGCCCTTTACGACGCAAAGGCCGCATGACCGCCCGGCAGCGATCCCGCCGCGAACGGCTCGAGACGGTCCTGGGCCGGCCCGACCCGAAGGCCGTCGAGCGGGACATGGGCGACCTGCTGCAGGTCGTGCTGCGTGACCGACGGCAGGCGCGGGTCTACAGCGACGATCATCCGGCCTACAAGCGGGCGATCCGGCACCTGCCGGCCAGGATCGAGCATCGGATCACGCCGGGCAGTGCGCACCGGGACCGCAACAACTCGTTGTGGGAGGTCAACCTGCTCGACCTGCTGATCCGGCACTGCTGCGCGAATCACAAGCGCGAGACGATCGCGTGGTCGAAGCGCCGGCAGGCCAGCGCGGAGCGGCTGCTGATCCTGCTGGTGTGGCGAAACTACATGAAGGGTCGGCGGGAAAAGATCGCGGGCAGTCCGACGCCGGCGATGGAAGTCGGGTTGGCGGAGGCACCGCTGAGCGCCGAGGATCTGCTGCGGTGGCGGTTGTTCCGGAGCCGGGTGGAGGTGCCGCCGCGGTGGGGGGAGTACTACGACCGGACGATCGCGACGGCGGCGTTGGGGAGGGGGCGGAGGCATGAACTGAAATACGCGTACTGA
- a CDS encoding DUF1624 domain-containing protein, giving the protein MSRGNRFTFIDAFRGLIGVMMALGHANYYFNSAWLSLDPVDPFFDNTPQFLLRYMGYLCAPGFLMMNGAMAAYVFHRRLRNGEPLAAVRWGFVQRGLFLVAVQLVWVNASWSGFERLRLDHFGIIATIGVSMMLVMAMANWHWRVRAAVAGVIFLVHPLLLRIPYDVDGPAHYPMQLLIDSGDFNKYPILPWFALATVGSVMAHFWFDAWAADPARRARRSLGIGLALVAAAFAVRFGHGYGNIFAWQTFCGYDFFLVQKYPPSLAHQLWFAGAVIFMVGIFDLIAARRATLLRPLAAVGRVPLFFYMVHIPVLAIFSRRLGFFYHESAVLGSLLGWGVLLGVMGPLVVWFGSVKRRSQAWLIRMI; this is encoded by the coding sequence GTGAGCCGCGGCAACCGCTTCACCTTCATCGACGCCTTCCGCGGCCTGATCGGCGTCATGATGGCCCTCGGGCACGCCAACTACTACTTCAACAGCGCCTGGCTGAGCCTCGACCCGGTCGACCCCTTCTTCGACAACACGCCGCAGTTCCTGCTGCGCTACATGGGCTACCTGTGCGCGCCGGGCTTCCTGATGATGAACGGGGCCATGGCCGCCTACGTCTTCCACCGCCGCCTGCGCAACGGCGAGCCGCTCGCCGCGGTGCGCTGGGGCTTCGTGCAGCGGGGCCTCTTCCTGGTCGCGGTGCAGCTCGTGTGGGTGAACGCCTCGTGGAGCGGGTTCGAGCGCCTCCGCCTCGACCACTTCGGCATCATCGCCACCATCGGCGTGAGCATGATGCTCGTCATGGCCATGGCCAACTGGCACTGGCGGGTCCGGGCCGCCGTGGCGGGCGTCATCTTCCTCGTGCACCCGCTGCTCCTGCGCATCCCCTACGACGTGGACGGCCCCGCCCACTACCCCATGCAGCTGCTGATCGACTCCGGCGACTTCAACAAGTACCCGATCCTGCCCTGGTTCGCCCTCGCGACCGTGGGCAGCGTCATGGCCCACTTCTGGTTCGACGCCTGGGCCGCCGACCCGGCCCGCCGCGCCCGCCGCTCCCTCGGCATCGGCCTCGCCCTGGTGGCAGCCGCCTTCGCCGTGCGCTTCGGCCACGGCTACGGCAACATCTTCGCCTGGCAGACCTTCTGCGGCTACGACTTCTTCCTCGTCCAGAAGTACCCGCCGAGCCTGGCCCACCAGCTCTGGTTCGCCGGCGCGGTGATCTTCATGGTGGGCATCTTCGACCTGATCGCCGCCCGCCGCGCGACCCTGCTGCGCCCCCTGGCCGCGGTGGGCCGCGTGCCCCTGTTCTTCTACATGGTGCACATCCCGGTGCTGGCCATCTTCTCGCGGCGGCTCGGGTTCTTCTACCATGAGAGTGCGGTGCTGGGGTCGCTGCTGGGGTGGGGGGTGTTGTTGGGGGTGATGGGGCCTTTGGTGGTTTGGTTCGGCAGCGTAAAACGCCGCTCCCAAGCCTGGCTCATCCGCATGATATAG
- a CDS encoding SUMF1/EgtB/PvdO family nonheme iron enzyme, with amino-acid sequence MSTARPFRLRAAAPLVLGGLLLASGCAQQDLYEPPGTDFERMGSVPLPSQNEGVAVIGDYAFVAGGQAGLHTIDISNPAAPVLLQTINTLKYSESVEVVRTFVGHAIRDIALVVEGTEGITSYDITDPAAVTSFNSGTTAVFGNRVFIDQPDDPEAPYVCYLAESWKGVRVFESIPAQPGILAYNGVFVGTNGYAEGIVVRDGYGYVADDELGLAVLDLRILDLDAVALASWCDSPGSALDVELEGDYAFVADGNEGLAVFRIDDGETPVRVARLPLEGRCRAIAVRDGLAVLAAQGSGVHFVDVRNPTQPVFRGRILTEYAMDLALTPSGLVLVADRDEGLVVLRGPHPFTDATPPAPVRSLTAEGYGVGAVRLQWYATGDDRMIGTAATTEVRYAAAPIADAAAWDAATPVAGAPAPGEPGAASEFVVTGLAAGTWHFAVRLGDDAGLLSGLGNSAAAAPGEGILLTDGAVDVAAGTTGRTFTYEVTYVYPADPDVHAVVIDGTPHDMTAVGPAGGGTRYRYQTTLAGGAHDYLFRFGVADPAVPDAETTTTGGPVVGALVFTMGSSATTNTADPAHEPGRAEDEWQHTVVLSDSLVAAVTEVTQAQWTALGLTDPSGFDGPDRPVETVTWHDAIAYCNALSADQGLTPAYSVNGQDVAWNRAADGWRLPTEAEWEWLCRAGTTTAFAGGPLTGLVCNADPVLDAMGWYCGSTFPGTPATADVGLKAPNAAGLSDMHGNVWEWCWDWYGDYRLGDPDGDGVLLDPVGPAAGERRVVRGGSWYGGSEDCRSARRGSRYPDAAEDVVGLRVVRTVATGGAR; translated from the coding sequence ATGTCGACCGCCCGTCCCTTCCGCCTCCGCGCCGCCGCCCCCCTCGTGCTGGGCGGCCTCCTCCTGGCCTCCGGTTGCGCCCAGCAGGACCTGTACGAACCGCCGGGCACCGACTTCGAGCGCATGGGCAGCGTGCCCCTGCCCAGCCAGAACGAGGGCGTCGCCGTGATCGGCGACTACGCCTTCGTGGCCGGCGGCCAGGCGGGCCTGCACACCATCGACATCAGCAACCCCGCGGCGCCGGTGCTCCTGCAGACCATCAACACCCTGAAGTACAGCGAGAGCGTCGAGGTCGTGCGCACCTTCGTGGGCCACGCGATCCGCGACATCGCCCTTGTGGTCGAGGGCACCGAGGGGATCACCAGCTACGACATCACCGACCCCGCCGCGGTCACGAGCTTCAACAGCGGCACCACCGCCGTCTTCGGCAACCGCGTCTTCATCGACCAGCCGGACGACCCGGAAGCCCCCTACGTGTGCTACCTGGCCGAGAGCTGGAAGGGCGTGCGGGTCTTCGAGTCGATCCCGGCCCAGCCGGGCATCCTGGCCTACAACGGCGTCTTCGTCGGCACGAACGGCTACGCGGAGGGCATCGTCGTGCGCGACGGCTACGGCTACGTGGCCGACGACGAGCTCGGCCTCGCCGTGCTCGACCTGCGCATCCTCGACCTGGACGCCGTCGCCCTGGCCAGCTGGTGCGACAGCCCGGGCTCGGCCCTGGACGTCGAACTCGAGGGCGACTACGCCTTCGTCGCCGACGGCAACGAGGGCCTGGCCGTGTTCCGCATCGACGACGGCGAGACCCCGGTGCGCGTGGCCCGCCTGCCCCTCGAGGGCCGCTGCCGCGCCATCGCCGTGCGCGACGGCCTGGCCGTCCTGGCGGCCCAGGGCTCGGGCGTGCACTTCGTCGACGTGCGGAATCCCACGCAGCCCGTCTTCCGCGGCCGCATCCTCACCGAGTACGCCATGGACCTGGCCCTGACCCCGTCCGGTCTCGTCCTCGTGGCCGACCGCGACGAGGGCCTGGTCGTGCTGCGCGGCCCCCACCCCTTCACCGACGCGACGCCCCCGGCCCCGGTCCGGTCGCTGACCGCCGAGGGCTACGGCGTCGGCGCGGTGCGCCTGCAGTGGTACGCCACCGGCGACGACCGCATGATCGGCACCGCCGCCACCACCGAGGTGCGCTACGCGGCGGCCCCCATCGCCGACGCGGCCGCGTGGGACGCCGCCACGCCGGTGGCCGGCGCCCCGGCCCCGGGCGAGCCCGGCGCCGCGAGCGAGTTCGTGGTCACCGGCCTCGCCGCCGGCACCTGGCACTTCGCCGTGCGCCTCGGCGACGACGCCGGCCTGCTCTCCGGCCTGGGCAACTCGGCCGCCGCCGCCCCGGGCGAGGGCATCCTCCTGACCGACGGCGCCGTCGACGTGGCCGCCGGCACCACCGGCCGCACCTTCACCTACGAGGTCACCTACGTCTATCCGGCCGACCCGGACGTCCACGCCGTCGTCATCGACGGGACGCCCCACGACATGACGGCCGTCGGCCCGGCCGGCGGCGGCACCCGCTACCGCTACCAGACGACCCTCGCGGGCGGCGCCCACGACTACCTGTTCCGTTTCGGCGTCGCCGACCCCGCGGTGCCCGACGCCGAGACCACGACCACGGGCGGCCCCGTGGTCGGCGCCCTCGTCTTCACCATGGGCAGCAGCGCCACGACGAACACCGCCGACCCTGCCCACGAACCGGGCCGCGCGGAAGACGAGTGGCAGCACACCGTGGTCCTGTCGGACAGCCTCGTCGCCGCCGTGACCGAGGTCACCCAGGCCCAGTGGACCGCCCTCGGCCTGACCGACCCCAGCGGCTTCGACGGCCCCGACCGCCCGGTCGAGACCGTCACCTGGCACGACGCCATCGCCTACTGCAACGCCCTCTCGGCCGACCAGGGCCTGACCCCGGCCTACAGCGTCAACGGCCAGGACGTCGCCTGGAACCGCGCCGCCGACGGCTGGCGCCTGCCCACCGAGGCCGAATGGGAATGGCTGTGCCGCGCCGGCACCACCACCGCCTTCGCCGGCGGCCCCCTGACCGGCCTGGTCTGCAACGCCGACCCGGTGCTCGACGCCATGGGCTGGTACTGCGGGAGCACCTTCCCCGGCACCCCGGCCACCGCCGACGTGGGACTCAAGGCGCCCAATGCCGCCGGCCTGTCCGACATGCACGGCAACGTGTGGGAATGGTGCTGGGACTGGTACGGCGACTACCGCCTCGGCGACCCGGACGGCGACGGCGTCCTGCTCGACCCCGTCGGCCCGGCCGCGGGCGAGCGGCGCGTCGTGCGCGGCGGCAGCTGGTACGGCGGCAGCGAGGACTGCCGCAGCGCCCGGCGCGGCTCGCGCTACCCGGACGCGGCCGAGGACGTGGTCGGTCTGCGGGTCGTGCGCACCGTCGCGACGGGAGGCGCCCGGTGA